TGTCCCACTGGTTGGTAAACTCCGAGTAGAATCTGTCTAATTCTCGAGAACTTTGACAAGAGAAGGATTTGAAAGGAGGGAGTTTGGGAAGCCTTTGGTAAGTTGCTTTCTTTGCAGAAAACAAAGACTTGACACTTTGAATGGTTCTCTGGAACAACTTTCTTGTGCTCGAAAGAGAACTTCTTATGAAAAACATCGATAACCACTCTAGATTTCGCGAAAAAAAGAACTAGAGTTCTTCTTAGGTACTTGAAAGAACCAAATCTAGCTGTTTTCTATTGCTAATGTACTTGCAAGAGATAAATCATCAACAATGAAAATAGTACTCTCTCTTGTACACTTGTTAAAGTTTACAAATGAAACATAACATCACTATGTAATAGTGTGAATATAGTACTCAGATTCCACATTCAACAAAGTGTGAATATAATAGCTagtccttttaaattaaatatattatagtaatattttacaaaataattgAGATGTTGGTTGTGTGGCGGCATAAGGTGTACGCAAATGTATGTTACAGCACAATTATTGCGTTTATCATGGTACGATATACTTAATGAAATTTTAATCTAAATCCGGCAAAAAAGTCCTCATACATATATAAAAGAACAAGTCTAAACTTAATCACACTTAATTAAGTTATTTAGAACAAAGTTAAGTTAAAATTTGACAGGGACCAGAGCTCTATGTTTACATCAAAACCAAAGTCCACACAACTCAACAAAGTTTGGTATAATGTGTCCTTTTTAGCTACCAACTACAGTTTGGTGGTAATGATATTTGGTATTAAGGGACAATGAAATGGAAATAAGAATAACTTTTCCACCTAATAATTGTATATAAAagattattaatttatttaactTTGCAAAATAAATCAAATGGGAATATAGAGTAGGTAGTTTTGGACCTTTTGGTGTTTATTTTTCCACCAGTTGGTGAACAAGGCTCATGGCCCAAAGAAGTAATATTGATAATTTGTGATGTACCAATTGGGCTAGAAGTTTTTAGCCCAAAAAGGTAGCAGCATTGTTGTTCTTTTGTAGCATGAGATTTAGAGCCGGCAACTTCGTACACGATAACACGACACGAAAACAACACGAAAATAACGGGTTTGATTTGACatttttggtacacgaacacgaaagtagGTGGATGAATTTAGTGTCTGTTTTGGGTTTACACTTGGGTACACGACTCGAAACGAAAATACACTTGAGTCTTTATGACTTATTAACTTAAGACTCGACTAATAAAAACttaatatttgaatatatattttttttattatcaatTTTGAATTACACGAAACACGGCACGAAACGTACACGAAATGAAGGTACACGAATACGAAACGAATCCTTAACAGATCGGATTTGGGTTGGGCATTCATGACAcgaaacacgaaaatacacgatACGATAGTACACGAAACGAACGAATTGCCAGCTCTAATGAGATTGAATAGTAGAAGATTGGTCATTGCTTAGAGGAAGAGATTAACTAAACCATAGAAATGTGCAAGTCATACCATGAAAAAGGAGAAGTATCATGCCTACAAGGCCATGAACCTGTAACAATGCTGGTAGCATGTACTTTGCAGGGAACAAGCGGTTCGACAATACGCAAAGGATGCCTGATCATGCTATTATTGTTGAATGGTTTACTAATTACATGATCTTAGAAGAAAATTTAAACTTGTAGGCAAACGATAATGCAATGCAGAGATCATACGAATATCAGTCTATCATCTAACAAATCTCAAACCAGGTAATGCACCAGAAACAGATAACAAATTTGGTTACCAGAAAATTATCCGCTAAACTGTATGGCTGTAAGATTTGAGACTACTCAACAGTTATAGCACAGTTATACTTGCACAAAGGTGCCCAGATTTCAGATTTAAATTATCCGCTAAACTGAATGGCTTTAAGATTTGAGACTACTCAACAGCTATAGCACGAATATACTTGCACAAAGGTGCCCAGATTTCAAATTAAAATTCCTCATAACAGGATAATGCACCATCATAGATCACTGTATAAGGATTTTATAAAACATCAATAAACCTTACTCATTTTGCCTAACCTGGTCTTGCTTTGTTTCCTCGTCATCGAATAATGTTGAAAGCTCTTCTAAGGTCTTACCTTTTGTTTCTCTCACAACAAAATAAACGAAAACTGTAGCTAAACTCATAACTCCAGACAGCATAAAAAACATTCCTCCGAATGTTATCTTCTTTGAAATGCTAAGGAATGACATTGATATAACTCCACTAACGACCCGATTCACTGACACGGCCAAGCTTGAACCCTGGGCTCTGAGCCTCATCGGGAAAATCTCTGACGAGTAAACCCATGTAATGGGCCCAAACCCAATCGAGAAGAATGATACATCAGCACAAACAGCCACTACACAGAGAGCAATAGCCCATACAGGTTTATGATCTGAAGCCTCCAGGAATCTCGAACCCAATCCTAACGCAGCCAAAGAAACTGCCATTCCAACTGAACCCAATAATAATAATGGCCTCCTTCCAAACCGGTCTAAAAACAATGCTGATACCAAAACAAAAGAAGTTTTAGCAATCCCCATTATGATGGTAACCACCACAAGAATCTTCTTCTTATGAATTCCTGCAGCCTTGAAAACCGCTGGCGTATAATAAATCACCGCATCATTTCCGGACGCTTGCATAAAGAAGTTGATTCCAATAGCAGCGATTAACATTCGTCGAACAGCTGGTGTTGGTCTAAAAAGCTCCCTCCAAACACCTTGACCATGCCATTCACTAGCTGACTTTGCATGGTCAGGACAATCAAATGTTGCTGATATCATCTCCTCAAGTCTCATGTTAGCTTCTTCTTTAGAATCACATGTTTTTAACAAAACATCCAACGCTTCATCTGACCGTCCTTTCATAACTAACCATCGCGGAGACTCGGGCATGTTCATCACTCC
This genomic interval from Apium graveolens cultivar Ventura chromosome 8, ASM990537v1, whole genome shotgun sequence contains the following:
- the LOC141676720 gene encoding polyol transporter 5-like, producing MNQDSVVRTNIPMDQTAPVDQKLSKDDDVVDSFNHKIKGLNRYVLACAILASTNSILLGYDIGVMSGAVLYLKDDIKISTTEVEVLVGSLNVCSLIGAVFSGKTSDWIGRRYTIVLAAVTFLVGAILMGLAPSFPFLMAGRIIAGIGVGYSLMIAPVYTAEVSPAMSRGFLTSLPEVFITVGILLGYILNYALSGLPVNINWRLMLGLAAVPAVVVAIGVMNMPESPRWLVMKGRSDEALDVLLKTCDSKEEANMRLEEMISATFDCPDHAKSASEWHGQGVWRELFRPTPAVRRMLIAAIGINFFMQASGNDAVIYYTPAVFKAAGIHKKKILVVVTIIMGIAKTSFVLVSALFLDRFGRRPLLLLGSVGMAVSLAALGLGSRFLEASDHKPVWAIALCVVAVCADVSFFSIGFGPITWVYSSEIFPMRLRAQGSSLAVSVNRVVSGVISMSFLSISKKITFGGMFFMLSGVMSLATVFVYFVVRETKGKTLEELSTLFDDEETKQDQVRQNE